The Vigna unguiculata cultivar IT97K-499-35 chromosome 6, ASM411807v1, whole genome shotgun sequence genome contains a region encoding:
- the LOC114188514 gene encoding cytochrome P450 71D11-like yields MAELVLYFSALFFCVFTTLILRKLGKKADDTPTPSNMPHGPRKLPIIGNIHNLLSSQPHRKLRDLALKYGPLMHLQLGEVSTIVISSPECAKEVMKTHDINFATRPKVLAVDVLSYNNTGIAFAPYANYWRQVRKICMLELLSLKRVNSYQSIREEELFNLVKWIDSLKGSPINLSQAVLSSIFTIVSRSAFGNRCKDHENFISLIKRMMKVVAGFDIVDFFPSATWLQHVTRHRLERLHQQADEIIESIIDDHKEAKDYQREEQDLVDVLMQYEDGSQQDFCLTRNNIKAIILDIFGAGGETSATTIDWAMAEMMKNSRVMIKAQAEVREVFNMRGKVDESCINELKYLKLVVKETLRLHPPLPLLLPRECGEACEIHGYHIPANSKVIINAWSIGRDPNYWTESERFYPERFIDNNIDYKGSNFEYIPFGSGRRICPGSTFASRVVELTLAMLLYHFDWKLPSGMISEDLIMIEQFGVTVRRKHDLFLVPVPYLPLSVS; encoded by the exons ATGGCGGAATTAGTTCTCTACTTTTCAGCTCTTTTCTTCTGTGTCTTCACAACCCTTATACTGAGAAAACTAGGAAAGAAAGCTGATGACACACCCACACCCTCTAACATGCCCCATGGGCCTAGAAAGCTACCTATCATAGGTAATATTCACAACCTTCTATCCTCTCAGCCCCATAGAAAATTAAGAGACCTGGCCTTAAAATATGGACCCTTGATGCATCTTCAACTTGGAGAGGTTTCTACCATTGTCATTTCATCCCCTGAGTGTGCTAAGGAAGTGATGAAAACCCATGACATTAACTTTGCCACAAGGCCTAAAGTCCTAGCTGTTGATGTACTGAGTTACAACAACACAGGCATAGCTTTTGCTCCTTATGCAAATTATTGGAGGCAGGTAAGAAAAATTTGCATGTTGGAGCTTTTAAGCCTGAAACGTGTCAACTCATACCAGTCAATCAGAGAAGAGGAGTTGTTCAATCTTGTCAAATGGATTGACTCGTTGAAAGGATCCCCCATTAACCTCAGTCAAGCTGTACTTTCATCAATTTTTACTATTGTTTCAAGGTCTGCTTTTGGCAATAGATGCAAAGACCatgaaaactttatttcattgattaaaaGAATGATGAAAGTTGTAGCAGGTTTTGACATTGTAGATTTCTTTCCTTCTGCTACATGGCTGCAACATGTCACGAGACACAGGCTTGAGAGGTTGCATCAACAAGCGGATGAGATAATAGAAAGCATCATCGATGACCATAAAGAGGCCAAAGATTACCAAAGGGAAGAGCAAGATCTTGTTGATGTTCTGATGCAGTACGAGGATGGCAGCCAACAGGATTTTTGTTTAACCAGGAACAACATCAAGGCAATAATTCTG GACATTTTTGGTGCTGGAGGTGAGACATCAGCAACAACCATAGATTGGGCCATGGctgaaatgatgaagaattCAAGAGTGATGATAAAAGCACAAGCTGAGGTCAGAGAGGTATTCAACATGAGAGGAAAGGTTGATGAAAGCTGCATCAATGAACTCAAGTATTTGAAACTAGTTGTCAAAGAGACCTTGAGATTACACCCTCCACTTCCTCTTTTGCTTCCAAGGGAATGTGGTGAAGCATGTGAGATACATGGTTATCACATACCTGCCAATAGCAAGGTCATAATCAATGCTTGGTCAATTGGAAGAGATCCAAATTATTGGACTGAATCAGAGAGATTTTATCCTGAGAGATTCATTGACAACAACATTGACTACAAAGGGAGTAATTTTGAGTATATTCCTTTTGGATCTGGAAGAAGGATATGCCCTGGAAGCACATTTGCATCCAGAGTTGTGGAACTGACCCTTGCAATGTTGCTGTATCACTTTGATTGGAAGCTTCCAAGTGGAATGATAAGTGAAGATTTGATCATGATCGAGCAATTTGGAGTGACAGTCCGAAGAAAGCATGATCTGTTCTTGGTTCCTGTTCCTTATCTTCCTCTATCCGTCTCATGA